A genomic stretch from Petrimonas mucosa includes:
- a CDS encoding PL29 family lyase N-terminal domain-containing protein: MKRIFTPAYVLILLVIMFFSCTDTSELENQIDNIENRVAALEKLTAQMNTNISALQSAVTALQNNDYVTNISEIKEGDAIIGYTLTFVKSGAVTIYNGKDGISPVIGVKLFTDGFYYWTLNGFWLTDTYGNKIKAQGTDGKNGITPQLKIENEYWMLSTDNGVTWKNLGKAKGEDGDDFFQSVTQDDNNVYLNFIDGTTITLPKEKQLSITFEESADISITAGATKTLNYSIIGATAKTIVKAMGQNGWSAKVTPADNESGTITVTAPDPLVEDEILVWVYDGETKTIMSSLNFVTGVIEIASNAYSLPKEASSQTVTVNTNIDYIVEIPEDAQSWLSVASTRSAMRTETLTFNLTENVGFVRYATVSIKNNAGVVLQTIAFEQIGDITTANVVTPGTLSSFFSAAQQLKIKTLKITGTLNEYDFLTIKEMTSLSNLDISMITNTTLPSKLFEKNKIIQEVKLPLVLTSIPEYLFNESSIVKCNIPPRVKNIGSAAFMYSSIEGVLEIPASVESIEHYAFKYCDKLSELKLNEGLVKIGSGAFSQCRGFTGPLILPKSILFIDSGAFENCSGLTGKLILPENLTTLSAFTFENCTGFNGDLVIPSKITIIDGGVFLGCNGIGRIYSKNPIPPTLFNWNISSIFPNYKYLGIPTGSKEAYKNATNGYPEIDKWSNFLIIEEVDFEALGI, translated from the coding sequence TTGCAATCAGCTGTTACAGCTTTACAGAACAATGATTATGTTACCAATATTTCTGAAATAAAAGAAGGTGATGCAATCATTGGATATACACTAACATTTGTAAAAAGTGGAGCTGTGACAATTTATAATGGTAAGGACGGAATCTCTCCGGTAATTGGAGTAAAGTTATTCACAGATGGATTTTATTATTGGACTTTAAATGGATTTTGGTTAACAGATACTTACGGAAATAAAATTAAAGCTCAGGGAACAGATGGAAAGAATGGTATTACTCCACAGTTGAAAATTGAAAATGAATATTGGATGCTATCAACAGACAATGGAGTAACTTGGAAAAATTTAGGTAAGGCAAAAGGTGAAGATGGTGATGATTTCTTTCAAAGTGTTACACAAGATGACAACAATGTTTATCTGAATTTCATTGATGGAACAACCATTACTTTGCCAAAAGAAAAACAACTGTCTATCACTTTTGAGGAATCGGCAGATATTTCAATCACTGCAGGAGCAACTAAAACCTTGAATTACTCAATTATAGGAGCTACTGCGAAAACAATAGTGAAGGCGATGGGGCAAAATGGATGGAGTGCAAAGGTAACTCCAGCAGATAATGAATCAGGCACAATCACTGTAACTGCTCCAGATCCATTAGTTGAAGATGAAATCTTGGTATGGGTGTATGATGGAGAAACAAAAACCATCATGAGTAGCCTGAATTTTGTCACTGGGGTGATTGAAATAGCATCAAACGCATATTCTTTACCTAAAGAAGCTTCCTCTCAAACCGTTACGGTTAATACTAACATTGATTATATTGTTGAAATACCTGAAGATGCACAATCGTGGTTATCTGTTGCTTCTACACGCTCAGCTATGAGAACAGAAACCTTAACCTTTAATCTTACTGAAAATGTTGGATTTGTAAGATACGCAACTGTTTCCATAAAAAACAATGCTGGAGTAGTTTTACAAACTATCGCTTTTGAACAAATAGGTGATATAACTACTGCGAATGTTGTAACTCCTGGAACTTTGTCATCATTCTTTAGTGCTGCTCAACAGTTAAAAATTAAGACCCTGAAAATCACGGGAACGTTAAATGAGTATGATTTTCTGACAATTAAAGAAATGACATCTTTAAGTAATCTGGATATTTCGATGATAACTAATACGACATTACCTTCTAAATTATTTGAAAAAAATAAAATCATACAAGAAGTAAAATTGCCATTAGTATTAACTTCTATTCCAGAATATCTATTTAATGAATCTAGTATAGTTAAATGTAATATTCCTCCAAGGGTAAAAAACATAGGCTCAGCTGCTTTTATGTATTCTAGTATTGAAGGTGTTTTAGAAATTCCAGCTTCAGTTGAATCTATAGAACATTATGCTTTCAAATATTGTGATAAACTAAGCGAATTGAAATTAAATGAAGGTTTAGTAAAAATTGGATCGGGTGCATTTTCGCAATGCCGAGGTTTCACTGGTCCATTGATATTACCCAAAAGTATATTATTTATTGATTCAGGTGCATTTGAAAATTGTTCTGGACTTACAGGTAAATTAATTCTACCTGAGAACTTAACCACACTATCAGCATTTACATTTGAAAATTGTACTGGATTCAATGGAGATTTAGTAATTCCAAGTAAAATTACTATAATAGATGGTGGGGTTTTCCTTGGCTGTAATGGAATTGGTAGAATATATTCTAAAAATCCTATTCCTCCAACGTTATTTAATTGGAATATATCATCAATTTTTCCAAACTATAAATATTTAGGCATTCCGACAGGCTCGAAAGAAGCATATAAAAACGCAACTAATGGATATCCAGAGATAGATAAATGGTCTAATTTTCTTATTATCGAAGAAGTAGATTTTGAAGCACTTGGGATATAA
- a CDS encoding IS1634 family transposase, translated as MGKRVIEIKAKNGTVYLYEDESYWDREKGYSTHKRTCIGKKGADGEVIYNTYYRNREKMHQLAAEAKKPNEVSNTTFVGETMILDKVTRDTGVSRVLTESFGENDARKIIALSYYQICRGKALSNAEDWLEQRGLGNMGLSSQRVSELLERLKQDKVNTFFQLWAGEHAEKGSQLFDLTSVSTYGKRNPYAEYGYNRDRENLEQINLALLTSCGSGLPMWYQVLPGSMSDKVILNQVLSMMKKMEVPRFTFVGDRGFYSDYNLELLSREGYKFTIPVPSNVAWQKKLIAEHRDTLVRPGNLIEQNGSIMYGKTIYKTTPAHGRTWYHLYFDPARKDKIIASFMQKLRALKDELEADKLVESHRTMYERYFIVKETPVRGRSVNYNDEAIQEFINSDSCYWVLISTSAKTAVQALEQYRERNGVELYFDDEKNLLDLRRLKNHSEQTIKGKIFVTFISLIILARLRKMVGQIDKKKRKHWSEQDMLRKVETYARVHFEGKYKNVYSTPTAAQRLVFDLLEIPYTFKGKERTSGREL; from the coding sequence ATGGGAAAAAGGGTCATCGAGATCAAGGCGAAGAATGGAACGGTATATCTCTACGAGGATGAGTCATACTGGGACAGGGAAAAGGGTTACTCAACGCACAAGCGCACCTGTATTGGCAAGAAGGGGGCAGATGGTGAGGTTATTTACAACACTTACTATAGGAACCGGGAAAAGATGCATCAACTAGCCGCAGAGGCAAAGAAGCCCAACGAGGTATCCAACACCACATTCGTTGGAGAGACGATGATACTTGACAAGGTGACCCGGGATACTGGTGTTTCACGCGTTTTGACCGAGAGCTTCGGGGAAAATGATGCCCGCAAGATCATCGCGTTGTCTTACTACCAGATATGTCGGGGGAAGGCATTGAGCAACGCGGAAGACTGGTTGGAGCAGCGCGGTTTGGGGAATATGGGGTTGAGTTCACAAAGGGTATCCGAGTTGCTCGAGAGATTGAAGCAAGACAAGGTGAACACGTTCTTTCAACTCTGGGCGGGGGAACACGCGGAAAAAGGGAGCCAGCTATTCGATTTGACCAGCGTGAGTACCTACGGCAAACGAAACCCCTACGCGGAGTACGGGTACAACAGGGATAGGGAAAACCTCGAGCAAATCAACCTGGCACTGCTGACCTCGTGTGGGAGCGGGCTGCCTATGTGGTACCAGGTGCTCCCCGGGAGCATGTCCGACAAGGTGATCCTGAATCAGGTGTTGTCGATGATGAAGAAGATGGAAGTCCCAAGGTTTACCTTCGTGGGTGATCGCGGTTTTTATAGTGACTACAACCTTGAGCTGTTGTCACGCGAGGGCTACAAGTTCACCATCCCGGTGCCGTCCAATGTCGCATGGCAAAAGAAATTGATCGCGGAACATCGCGACACACTTGTGCGCCCGGGGAACCTGATCGAGCAAAATGGGAGTATCATGTACGGGAAGACCATCTACAAGACTACCCCTGCTCATGGCAGAACCTGGTATCACCTGTATTTTGACCCCGCGAGAAAAGACAAGATCATAGCCTCTTTCATGCAAAAGCTAAGGGCTTTGAAAGATGAGCTGGAAGCAGACAAGCTTGTAGAATCACACCGGACGATGTATGAGCGTTACTTCATCGTCAAGGAGACCCCCGTTCGGGGCCGGTCGGTGAATTATAACGATGAGGCGATACAGGAGTTCATCAACAGTGACAGTTGTTACTGGGTACTGATCTCTACCTCAGCCAAAACGGCGGTTCAGGCACTGGAACAATACCGGGAGAGAAACGGTGTGGAATTGTACTTCGATGATGAGAAGAATCTCCTGGACTTGAGACGCCTGAAGAACCATAGCGAGCAGACGATCAAGGGTAAAATTTTCGTGACCTTCATCTCTCTGATCATCCTTGCAAGGTTACGAAAAATGGTGGGCCAGATTGACAAGAAGAAACGCAAACACTGGTCTGAACAAGATATGTTGCGCAAGGTGGAAACTTATGCAAGGGTTCACTTCGAGGGAAAATACAAGAATGTGTACTCCACACCCACCGCGGCTCAGCGACTAGTCTTCGACCTCCTGGAGATACCATACACCTTCAAGGGTAAGGAAAGAACATCGGGAAGAGAGCTGTAA